A DNA window from Hordeum vulgare subsp. vulgare chromosome 1H, MorexV3_pseudomolecules_assembly, whole genome shotgun sequence contains the following coding sequences:
- the LOC123447607 gene encoding single-stranded DNA-binding protein, mitochondrial-like isoform X1 yields MSQRSPVRFCRLRDMAVEFTEVPGPAPHHLLLSPERASERHRAQSPCSGERAPTGQRPHPHPARLPPAAGRSHQGAPPLRSPSKERCRPLCWISFHEQARADPGGRCSRGAGLITMGSVGTGLLKGLRRVLEQQRKSVDLCRTSRAWSSTVSFSDIDEKDDMGDDGDLKDSRRELEPQSVDPKKGWGFRGVHRAIICGKVGQAPVQKILRNGRTVTIFTIGTGGMFDQRVIGSADTPKPAQWHRIAVHSEHLGAYAVQKLVKNSAVYIEGDIETRIYNDGIDGQVRNIPEICIRGDGKIRLVKSGESAANISLDELRDGLF; encoded by the exons ATGTCTCAGCGCTCGCCGGTGCGTTTCTGTCGCCTGCGTGATATGGCAGTGGAGTTCACTGAGGTTCCTGGCCCAGCCCCCCACCACCTTCTCCTGAGTcccgagcgagcgagcgagaggCACAGAGCGCAGTCACCCTGCAGCGGAGAGCGAGCGCCAACGGGGCAGCGACCTCATCCCCATCCCGCTCGACTGCCGCCGGCCGCCGGCCGCTCCCACCAGGGTGCGCCTCCTCTCCGCTCCCCTTCCAAGGAGCGCTGCAGGCCGCTCTGTTGGATCTCCTTCCACGAGCAAGCACGCGCCGACCCGGGTGGCCGCTGCTCCCGAGGAGCTGGACTG ATTACCATGGGTTCTGTTGGTACTGGATTGCTGAAGGGCTTGAGGAGAGTCTTAGAGCAGCAAAGAAAATCAGTTG ACTTATGCAGAACATCACGAGCTTGGAGTTCTACAGTTTCTTTCTCTGACATTGATGAGAAGGATGACATGGGTGATGATGGCGATTTGAAAGATTCAAGGAGAGAGTTAGAACCCCAAAGTGTGGACCCCAAGAAGGGCTGGGGATTCCGTGGCGTTCATAGG GCTATAATATGTGGTAAAGTTGGACAAGCGCCTGTGCAGAAAATTTTACGTAATGGGCGGACGGTAACTATATTCACTATTGGAACTGGTGGCATGTTTGACCAGAGGGTCATTGGGTCTGCGGATACACCAAAGCCGGCTCAGTGGCATCGCATAGCTGTTCATAGCGAGCATCTAGGTGCTTATGCTGTTCAGAAGTTGGTGAAAAA CTCTGCGGTATATATTGAGGGTGATATCGAAACCAGGATCTACAATGATGGAATTGATGGTCAAGTCAGGAATATACCGGAGATCTGTATTCGGGGTGATG GTAAGATTCGTCTGGTTAAATCTGGGGAGAGTGCTGCTAACATATCACTAGATGAGCTGA GAGACGGATTGTTCTAG
- the LOC123447607 gene encoding single-stranded DNA-binding protein, mitochondrial-like isoform X2, with protein MGSVGTGLLKGLRRVLEQQRKSVDLCRTSRAWSSTVSFSDIDEKDDMGDDGDLKDSRRELEPQSVDPKKGWGFRGVHRAIICGKVGQAPVQKILRNGRTVTIFTIGTGGMFDQRVIGSADTPKPAQWHRIAVHSEHLGAYAVQKLVKNSAVYIEGDIETRIYNDGIDGQVRNIPEICIRGDGKIRLVKSGESAANISLDELRDGLF; from the exons ATGGGTTCTGTTGGTACTGGATTGCTGAAGGGCTTGAGGAGAGTCTTAGAGCAGCAAAGAAAATCAGTTG ACTTATGCAGAACATCACGAGCTTGGAGTTCTACAGTTTCTTTCTCTGACATTGATGAGAAGGATGACATGGGTGATGATGGCGATTTGAAAGATTCAAGGAGAGAGTTAGAACCCCAAAGTGTGGACCCCAAGAAGGGCTGGGGATTCCGTGGCGTTCATAGG GCTATAATATGTGGTAAAGTTGGACAAGCGCCTGTGCAGAAAATTTTACGTAATGGGCGGACGGTAACTATATTCACTATTGGAACTGGTGGCATGTTTGACCAGAGGGTCATTGGGTCTGCGGATACACCAAAGCCGGCTCAGTGGCATCGCATAGCTGTTCATAGCGAGCATCTAGGTGCTTATGCTGTTCAGAAGTTGGTGAAAAA CTCTGCGGTATATATTGAGGGTGATATCGAAACCAGGATCTACAATGATGGAATTGATGGTCAAGTCAGGAATATACCGGAGATCTGTATTCGGGGTGATG GTAAGATTCGTCTGGTTAAATCTGGGGAGAGTGCTGCTAACATATCACTAGATGAGCTGA GAGACGGATTGTTCTAG